A stretch of Pseudomonas sp. LRP2-20 DNA encodes these proteins:
- the norR gene encoding nitric oxide reductase transcriptional regulator NorR, whose protein sequence is MTTKPLLTTLLPLVSDLSRDLPDQERYRRLLQAMRGLLPCDAAALLRLDGEWLVPLAVDGLSPDTLGRRFKVSEHPRFQILLSRPEPTRFASDSELPDPYDGLVNTPDADLEVHDCMGCPLMVDERPWGLVTLDALTPGQFQSLELESLQAFASLAAATVTVAERIEHLALRAEDEHQRAEIYRQASGQDKELIGQSPAHKRLLEEIRLVGASELTVLITGETGVGKELVAMALHQASNRADKPLVSLNCAALPDTLVESELFGHVRGAFTGAHGERRGKFELANGGTLFLDEVGELPLTVQAKLLRVLQSGQLQRLGSDHEHRVDVRLIAATNRDLAAEVRTGNYRADFYHRLSVYPLQVPPLRERGRDVLLLAGYFLEQNRSRLGLNSLRLSSEAQAALLAYDWPGNVRELEHLIGRSALKAMGQHPQRPRILTLEASDLDLRATAPAVTATLAPAAPATLAVPAGGLREAIDDYQRQVIDACLQRHQDNWAAAARELGLDRANLSRLARRLGLR, encoded by the coding sequence ATGACTACAAAGCCGTTGCTCACCACCTTGCTGCCCCTGGTCAGTGACCTGTCCCGCGACTTGCCCGACCAGGAGCGCTACCGCCGCCTGCTGCAAGCCATGCGCGGGCTGCTGCCGTGCGATGCCGCCGCGCTGCTGCGCCTGGATGGCGAATGGCTGGTGCCGCTGGCCGTCGATGGGCTCTCCCCGGATACCTTGGGTCGTCGCTTCAAGGTCAGCGAGCACCCGCGTTTCCAGATCCTGCTCAGCCGCCCGGAACCGACCCGCTTTGCCAGCGACTCCGAGCTGCCCGACCCCTACGATGGCCTGGTCAATACCCCTGACGCCGACCTCGAGGTGCACGACTGCATGGGCTGCCCGCTGATGGTCGACGAGCGCCCTTGGGGCCTGGTGACCCTCGACGCCCTCACCCCCGGCCAGTTCCAGAGCCTGGAGCTGGAATCCCTGCAAGCCTTCGCCAGCCTGGCCGCCGCCACCGTGACCGTGGCCGAGCGCATCGAGCACCTGGCCCTGCGCGCCGAAGACGAGCACCAGCGCGCCGAGATCTACCGCCAGGCCAGCGGCCAGGACAAAGAGCTGATCGGCCAGAGCCCGGCGCACAAGCGCCTGCTGGAAGAAATCCGCCTGGTGGGCGCCAGCGAGCTGACCGTGCTGATCACCGGCGAAACCGGCGTGGGCAAGGAACTGGTGGCCATGGCCCTGCACCAGGCCAGCAACCGCGCCGACAAACCTCTGGTCAGCCTGAACTGTGCAGCCCTGCCCGACACCTTGGTGGAAAGCGAACTGTTCGGCCATGTGCGTGGCGCCTTCACCGGCGCCCACGGCGAGCGCCGCGGCAAGTTCGAGCTGGCCAACGGCGGTACGCTGTTCCTCGACGAAGTGGGCGAATTGCCGTTGACCGTGCAAGCCAAGCTGTTGCGCGTGCTGCAAAGCGGCCAACTGCAACGCCTGGGGTCGGACCACGAACACCGGGTCGATGTGCGGCTGATCGCCGCCACCAACCGCGACCTGGCCGCCGAGGTGCGCACGGGCAACTACCGCGCTGACTTCTACCACCGCCTCAGCGTGTACCCGCTACAGGTGCCGCCGTTACGCGAACGTGGGCGCGACGTGCTGCTTCTTGCTGGCTATTTCCTCGAGCAGAACCGATCACGCCTGGGTTTGAACAGCCTTCGGCTGAGCAGCGAGGCGCAAGCGGCATTGCTTGCGTATGACTGGCCAGGCAACGTGCGCGAACTCGAGCACCTGATCGGTCGCTCGGCACTTAAAGCCATGGGCCAACACCCGCAGCGCCCACGCATCCTCACCCTGGAAGCCAGCGATCTCGACCTGCGTGCCACCGCGCCAGCGGTGACTGCCACCCTTGCCCCCGCCGCGCCTGCAACCCTGGCGGTACCCGCTGGTGGCCTGCGCGAGGCTATCGATGACTACCAGCGCCAGGTGATCGATGCCTGCCTGCAACGCCATCAGGACAATTGGGCCGCAGCGGCCCGCGAACTGGGCCTGGACCGTGCCAACCTGAGCCGCCTGGCCCGTCGTCTGGGGCTTCGCTGA
- the hmpA gene encoding NO-inducible flavohemoprotein: MLNAEQRAIIKATVPLLETGGEALTTHFYKMMLSEYPEVRPLFNQAHQASGDQPRALANGVLMYARHIDQLEQLGGLVGQIINKHVALQILPEHYPIVGSCLLRAIEEVLGKEIATPEVIAAWAAAYGQLADILIGAEESLYKQKEEAAGGWRGTREFRLVRREQESSEITSFYFAPVDGQPVLKAEPGQYIGLQLFIDGAEQRRNYSLSALCDGQGYRISVKREEGGKVSNYLHDELVVGDTLQLFPPAGDFTLAASDKPLVLISAGVGITPTLAMLEAALQTQRPVHFIHCARNGAVHAFRDWVDGLAERHPQLKRFYCYAEQTGAQKADAVGLLSQDLLGEWLPRERDVDAYFLGPKGFMAAVKRQLKGLGVPEQQSRYEFFGPAAALE; the protein is encoded by the coding sequence ATGCTCAATGCCGAACAACGTGCAATCATCAAAGCCACTGTCCCTCTGCTGGAAACCGGTGGTGAAGCGCTGACCACCCACTTCTACAAGATGATGCTCAGCGAGTACCCAGAGGTCCGCCCACTGTTCAACCAGGCCCACCAGGCCAGTGGCGACCAGCCGCGTGCCCTGGCCAATGGCGTGCTGATGTATGCCCGTCATATCGACCAGCTGGAGCAGTTGGGTGGCCTGGTCGGCCAGATCATCAACAAACACGTCGCCCTGCAGATTCTGCCGGAGCACTACCCGATCGTCGGCAGCTGCCTGCTGCGCGCCATCGAGGAAGTGCTGGGCAAGGAAATCGCCACCCCTGAGGTCATCGCCGCCTGGGCCGCCGCCTATGGCCAGCTGGCCGACATCCTGATCGGTGCCGAGGAAAGCCTTTACAAACAGAAGGAAGAGGCCGCCGGCGGCTGGCGCGGTACCCGCGAATTCCGCCTGGTCCGTCGTGAACAGGAAAGCAGCGAGATCACCTCGTTCTACTTCGCCCCGGTGGATGGCCAGCCGGTACTCAAGGCCGAGCCTGGCCAGTACATCGGCCTGCAGCTGTTCATCGACGGTGCCGAGCAGCGCCGCAACTACTCGCTGTCGGCCCTGTGCGACGGCCAGGGGTACCGCATCAGCGTCAAGCGCGAGGAGGGCGGCAAGGTTTCCAACTACCTGCATGATGAGCTGGTGGTGGGCGACACCCTGCAGTTGTTCCCGCCAGCCGGTGACTTCACCCTGGCTGCCAGCGACAAGCCGTTGGTGTTGATCAGCGCCGGTGTGGGCATTACCCCGACCCTGGCGATGCTCGAAGCCGCCCTGCAGACCCAGCGCCCGGTGCATTTCATCCATTGCGCACGTAACGGTGCGGTGCACGCCTTCCGCGACTGGGTCGACGGTCTGGCCGAGCGCCATCCGCAGCTCAAGCGCTTCTATTGCTATGCCGAGCAAACGGGCGCACAGAAGGCCGACGCAGTGGGGCTGCTGAGCCAGGACCTGCTGGGCGAGTGGCTGCCGCGTGAGCGCGATGTGGATGCCTACTTCCTCGGGCCGAAAGGCTTCATGGCAGCGGTCAAGCGCCAGCTGAAGGGCCTGGGTGTGCCAGAGCAGCAGAGCCGTTACGAGTTCTTCGGGCCGGCGGCTGCCCTGGAGTGA
- a CDS encoding disulfide bond formation protein B translates to MNEQTLRLNRERRFLVLLGVICLALIGGALYMQVVLGEAPCPLCILQRYALLFIAIFAFIAAAMPGRRSLTLFEGLVVLSAIGGIVAAGNHVYILANPMVSCGIDTLQPIVDDLPLAKLWPLVFQVDGFCSTPYPPILGLSLAQWALVAFVLTAILVPFGIYRNRRQS, encoded by the coding sequence ATGAACGAACAAACCTTGCGCCTGAACCGCGAACGGCGCTTTCTGGTGCTGCTGGGGGTGATCTGCCTCGCCCTGATCGGCGGTGCGCTGTACATGCAGGTGGTACTGGGTGAGGCACCTTGCCCGCTGTGCATCCTGCAACGCTATGCCTTGCTCTTTATCGCCATCTTCGCGTTCATTGCCGCCGCCATGCCCGGGCGCCGCAGCCTGACCCTGTTCGAGGGCCTGGTGGTGCTCAGTGCCATTGGCGGAATCGTTGCGGCCGGCAACCATGTGTATATACTCGCCAACCCCATGGTCAGTTGCGGCATCGATACCCTGCAACCGATCGTCGACGACCTGCCCCTGGCCAAGCTCTGGCCGCTGGTGTTCCAGGTCGATGGCTTCTGCAGCACGCCGTACCCGCCGATCCTCGGTTTGTCGCTGGCGCAGTGGGCACTGGTGGCGTTCGTCCTGACTGCCATCCTGGTACCGTTCGGCATCTACCGCAACCGGCGCCAGTCTTAG
- the cyoA gene encoding ubiquinol oxidase subunit II, with protein MSKKRYPRLFGILPFLGMLLLSGCNWTLLDPKGQVGIEQKNLILIATGLMLLVVIPVIIMTVAFAWKYRASNKAATYTPDWSHSTKIEAAVWIIPIIIIIALGYVTYKSTHKLDPYRPLDSDVKPVQIDVVALDWKWLFIYPEQGIATVNKIVFPANTPVNFRVTSDAVMNSFFIPGLGGQIYAMAGMTTKLHLIANENGEFDGISANYSGAGFTGMKFKATATSQEDFDKWVAEVKQSPKKLDKAEYDALAKPSENNPVALYSEASPDQFQIIVDKYEGMNRGRPSHEEAGSKDLATTKGVESSMQPAAGAEE; from the coding sequence ATGAGTAAAAAGCGTTACCCCAGACTGTTTGGCATATTGCCCTTTTTAGGCATGCTTTTACTCAGTGGGTGCAACTGGACCCTGCTCGACCCGAAAGGTCAGGTCGGCATTGAGCAAAAGAACCTGATCCTGATCGCTACCGGCCTGATGCTGCTGGTGGTGATTCCGGTCATCATCATGACCGTGGCATTCGCCTGGAAGTACCGTGCTTCCAACAAGGCCGCCACCTATACCCCAGACTGGTCGCACTCGACCAAGATCGAAGCCGCGGTGTGGATCATCCCGATCATCATCATCATCGCCCTGGGCTACGTCACCTACAAGTCGACCCACAAGCTGGACCCGTACCGTCCACTGGATTCCGATGTGAAGCCGGTGCAGATCGACGTGGTCGCGCTGGACTGGAAGTGGCTGTTCATCTACCCGGAGCAGGGCATTGCCACGGTCAACAAGATCGTCTTCCCGGCTAACACCCCGGTCAACTTCCGCGTCACCTCCGACGCCGTGATGAACTCGTTCTTCATCCCGGGCCTGGGTGGCCAGATCTACGCCATGGCTGGCATGACCACCAAGCTGCACCTGATCGCCAACGAAAACGGCGAATTCGACGGTATCAGCGCCAACTACAGCGGTGCTGGCTTCACCGGCATGAAATTCAAGGCCACTGCAACCTCTCAGGAAGACTTCGACAAGTGGGTCGCCGAGGTCAAGCAGTCGCCGAAGAAGCTGGACAAGGCTGAATACGACGCCTTGGCCAAACCAAGCGAAAACAACCCAGTCGCGCTGTACAGCGAGGCCTCGCCTGACCAGTTCCAGATCATCGTCGACAAGTACGAAGGCATGAACCGCGGTCGTCCGAGCCACGAAGAAGCAGGCAGCAAAGATCTGGCCACAACCAAGGGTGTGGAATCGAGTATGCAACCAGCTGCCGGTGCAGAGGAGTAA
- the cyoB gene encoding cytochrome o ubiquinol oxidase subunit I: protein MFGKLTLEAIPFHEPIVMVTLAMIALGGIAVVGAITYFRKWTYLWTEWLTTVDHKKIGVMYIVVAMVMLLRGFADAIMMRTQLAAATGGSEGYLPPEHYDQIFTAHGVIMIIFMAMPFFTGLMNLAVPLQIGARDVAFPFLNSLSFYLLLAGVLLVNISLGVGEFAKTGWVAYPPLAGIQYSPGVGVDYYIWALQLSGLGTTLTGVNFLVTVMKMRAPGMKLMDMPIFTWTCTWANVLIVASFPILTAALALLTVDRYLDFHIFTNELGGNPMMYVNLFWAWGHPEVYILILPAFGVFSEVTSTFSGKRLFGHHSMIYASGAIAVLGFAVWLHHFFTMGAGASVNTFFGLATMLISIPTGVKLFNWLFTMYQGRVRFTAPMLWTLGFMITFSIGGMTGVLLAVPGADFVLHNSLFVIAHFHNVIIGGAVFGYIAGFAYWWPKAFGFKLNEKWGKAAFWFWISGFYVAFMPLYALGFMGMTRRLNHSDNPLWEPYLYVAVVGAVLILFGIACQLIQIVVSIRDREQNLDVTGDPWGGRTLEWSTSSPPPFYNFAHMPEKVGLDCWNEAKEAGVAYKVPGKYEAIHMPNNTATGLFMGLFLTVFGFAFIWHIWWLVGASLLATIAVFVRHAARDDQGYMVPAEEVARIEGERLKALAKAGALPAGARVESFERV from the coding sequence ATGTTCGGTAAATTAACCCTGGAGGCGATACCCTTCCACGAGCCGATAGTCATGGTGACCCTTGCCATGATCGCGCTCGGGGGTATTGCTGTCGTTGGTGCTATCACCTATTTCCGCAAGTGGACCTACTTGTGGACCGAGTGGTTGACCACCGTCGACCACAAGAAAATCGGGGTGATGTACATCGTCGTCGCGATGGTCATGCTGCTGCGCGGCTTCGCCGACGCCATCATGATGCGTACCCAGCTGGCTGCCGCTACCGGTGGCTCCGAAGGCTACCTGCCGCCTGAACACTATGACCAGATCTTCACCGCTCACGGTGTGATCATGATCATCTTCATGGCGATGCCGTTCTTCACCGGCCTGATGAACCTGGCGGTTCCTCTGCAGATCGGTGCACGTGACGTTGCCTTCCCGTTCCTGAACTCCCTGAGCTTCTACCTGCTGCTGGCAGGCGTGCTGCTGGTCAACATCTCGCTGGGCGTTGGTGAATTCGCCAAGACCGGCTGGGTTGCCTATCCGCCGCTGGCGGGCATCCAGTACAGCCCTGGGGTGGGTGTCGACTACTACATCTGGGCGCTACAGCTCTCAGGCTTGGGTACGACACTGACCGGCGTGAACTTCCTCGTCACCGTGATGAAGATGCGCGCACCTGGCATGAAGCTGATGGACATGCCGATCTTCACCTGGACCTGCACCTGGGCCAACGTGCTGATCGTGGCTTCGTTCCCGATCCTGACCGCTGCACTCGCTCTGCTGACTGTTGACCGTTATCTGGACTTCCACATTTTCACCAACGAGCTTGGTGGGAACCCGATGATGTACGTCAACCTGTTCTGGGCGTGGGGTCACCCTGAGGTTTACATCCTGATCCTGCCGGCCTTCGGCGTGTTCTCGGAAGTGACTTCGACCTTCTCCGGCAAGCGTCTGTTCGGCCACCACTCGATGATCTACGCATCGGGCGCCATCGCCGTTCTGGGCTTCGCTGTATGGCTGCACCACTTCTTCACCATGGGTGCCGGCGCCAGCGTCAACACCTTCTTCGGCCTGGCGACGATGCTGATCTCCATCCCGACCGGTGTGAAGCTGTTCAACTGGCTGTTCACCATGTACCAGGGCCGTGTGCGCTTCACCGCACCGATGCTGTGGACCCTGGGCTTCATGATCACCTTCTCGATCGGTGGCATGACTGGCGTTCTGCTGGCTGTTCCAGGTGCTGACTTCGTACTGCACAACAGCCTGTTCGTTATCGCTCACTTCCACAACGTGATCATCGGTGGTGCGGTATTCGGCTACATCGCCGGCTTCGCCTACTGGTGGCCAAAAGCGTTCGGCTTCAAGCTGAACGAGAAGTGGGGCAAAGCTGCCTTCTGGTTCTGGATCTCTGGCTTCTACGTAGCGTTCATGCCGCTGTACGCCCTGGGCTTCATGGGCATGACCCGTCGTCTGAACCACTCCGACAACCCACTGTGGGAACCCTACCTTTACGTAGCCGTTGTCGGCGCCGTGCTGATCCTGTTCGGTATCGCCTGCCAGCTGATCCAGATCGTCGTTTCGATCCGCGATCGCGAGCAGAACCTGGACGTGACCGGCGACCCATGGGGCGGCCGTACCCTGGAATGGTCGACTTCGTCGCCACCTCCGTTCTACAACTTCGCCCACATGCCTGAGAAAGTTGGCCTGGACTGCTGGAACGAAGCCAAGGAAGCCGGTGTTGCCTACAAGGTGCCAGGCAAGTACGAAGCGATCCACATGCCGAACAACACCGCTACCGGTCTGTTCATGGGTCTGTTCCTGACTGTCTTCGGCTTCGCTTTCATCTGGCACATCTGGTGGCTGGTTGGCGCGAGCCTGCTGGCAACCATCGCGGTCTTCGTTCGCCACGCTGCGCGTGACGACCAGGGCTACATGGTTCCGGCCGAAGAAGTGGCGCGCATCGAAGGCGAGCGTCTCAAAGCGCTGGCCAAAGCAGGTGCTCTGCCTGCCGGCGCACGTGTCGAATCGTTTGAACGGGTGTAA
- the cyoC gene encoding cytochrome o ubiquinol oxidase subunit III, translating to MSSQVIHGGAHGHDHAHDDHHHDSGQMTVLGFWLYLMTDCILFASLFATYAVLSGSFAGGPSGHDIFQLDFVAVETLFLLLSSITFGFAMLKMFDGKKAGVLGWLAVTFLFGAGFIAMEIYEFHHLIGEGFGPTRSGFLSGFFALVGTHGLHVTAGLIWMAIMMYQINKHGITPTAKTRMSCLSLFWHFLDVVWICVFTVVYLLGVL from the coding sequence ATGTCCAGTCAAGTAATCCACGGTGGCGCGCATGGTCATGACCATGCTCACGATGACCACCACCACGACTCGGGCCAGATGACCGTCCTCGGTTTCTGGCTGTACCTGATGACCGACTGCATCCTGTTTGCGTCGCTCTTCGCCACCTACGCGGTGCTGTCCGGCAGTTTTGCCGGCGGCCCGTCGGGTCACGACATCTTCCAGCTCGACTTCGTAGCTGTAGAAACGCTGTTCCTGCTGCTGTCCTCGATCACCTTCGGCTTCGCCATGCTGAAGATGTTCGACGGCAAGAAAGCGGGCGTACTGGGCTGGTTGGCTGTGACCTTCCTGTTCGGTGCAGGCTTCATCGCGATGGAAATCTATGAATTCCATCACCTGATCGGCGAGGGCTTCGGCCCGACCCGCAGTGGCTTCCTGTCGGGCTTCTTCGCCCTGGTAGGTACCCACGGTCTGCACGTGACCGCCGGCCTGATCTGGATGGCAATCATGATGTACCAGATCAACAAGCACGGCATCACGCCGACCGCCAAGACCCGCATGAGCTGCCTGAGCCTGTTCTGGCACTTCCTGGACGTGGTCTGGATCTGCGTATTCACCGTCGTCTACCTGCTGGGAGTTCTGTAA
- the cyoD gene encoding cytochrome o ubiquinol oxidase subunit IV, translated as MANAHDTHHEGNHGSVKSYMIGFILSIILTAIPFGLAMSPSLPKNLTVLIIVAMAVIQVVVHLVYFLHMDRSKEQRSNVSTFLFTTLVIALLVGLSLWIMFSIHFEMMAK; from the coding sequence ATGGCTAACGCACACGACACTCATCACGAAGGTAATCACGGCAGCGTCAAGTCGTACATGATCGGCTTCATCCTGTCGATCATCCTGACCGCGATCCCGTTCGGCCTGGCCATGTCGCCAAGCCTGCCGAAGAACCTGACCGTTCTGATCATCGTGGCCATGGCCGTGATTCAGGTAGTGGTACACCTTGTGTACTTCCTGCACATGGACCGCTCGAAAGAGCAGCGTTCCAACGTGTCGACGTTCCTGTTCACCACCCTGGTAATCGCTCTGCTGGTCGGCCTGTCGCTGTGGATCATGTTCAGCATCCACTTCGAAATGATGGCCAAGTGA
- the cyoE gene encoding heme o synthase, which produces MSVKHFIQITKPGIIFGNVLSVAGGFFLASKGHVDFALFLAVVIGTSLVVASGCVFNNCIDRDIDHKMERTKNRVMVQGGMSLTLALVYATLLGVAGFSLLYVQANPLSAFCAAVGFIVYVGFYSLWLKRKSVHGTLVGSLSGAMPPVIGYCAVSNSFDLAAVTLLVMFSLWQMPHSFAIAIFRFKDYSAANIPVLPVARGILAAKKQIVLYVLAFLLATLMLTLGGYAGLGYLAVAAAMGLYWLYMAWGGYKAEDDSKWARKVFGFSILTVTALSVMMSVDSQTAADVLMTYAR; this is translated from the coding sequence ATGTCCGTTAAGCACTTTATCCAAATCACCAAACCGGGGATCATTTTCGGTAACGTGCTTTCCGTGGCAGGCGGTTTCTTCCTTGCCTCGAAGGGCCATGTGGACTTCGCCCTGTTCCTGGCAGTGGTGATCGGTACTTCGCTGGTGGTGGCGTCCGGATGCGTGTTCAACAACTGCATCGACCGTGACATCGACCACAAGATGGAGCGCACCAAGAACCGCGTCATGGTGCAGGGCGGCATGTCGCTGACCCTCGCGCTGGTCTACGCCACCCTGCTCGGGGTGGCGGGTTTCAGCCTGCTGTATGTCCAGGCCAACCCGCTGTCGGCGTTCTGCGCGGCTGTAGGCTTTATCGTCTACGTCGGTTTCTACAGCCTCTGGCTGAAGCGCAAATCGGTGCACGGCACCTTGGTCGGCAGCCTGTCTGGTGCCATGCCTCCGGTGATCGGCTACTGCGCCGTGAGCAACAGTTTCGACCTGGCTGCAGTGACCCTGCTGGTGATGTTCAGCCTGTGGCAGATGCCGCACAGCTTCGCCATCGCCATCTTCCGCTTCAAGGATTACAGCGCTGCCAACATTCCGGTCCTGCCGGTGGCACGTGGCATCCTCGCGGCGAAGAAGCAGATCGTGCTGTATGTGCTGGCCTTCCTGCTCGCCACCTTGATGCTCACCCTCGGCGGTTACGCCGGCCTCGGCTACCTGGCCGTGGCAGCAGCCATGGGCCTGTACTGGCTGTACATGGCCTGGGGTGGCTACAAGGCTGAAGACGACAGCAAGTGGGCCCGCAAGGTGTTCGGCTTCTCCATCCTCACCGTCACTGCCCTGAGCGTGATGATGTCGGTGGACAGCCAGACCGCTGCGGACGTGCTGATGACCTACGCGCGTTGA
- the alaC gene encoding alanine transaminase, protein MANPGSPRRFARIDRLPPYVFNITAELKMAARRRGEDIIDLSMGNPDGATPPHIVEKLVQVAQRDDTHGYSTSRGIPRLRRAISNWYKERYAVDIDPESEAIVTIGSKEGLAHLMLGTLDHGDTVLVPNPSYPIHIYGAVIAGAQVRSVPLVPGVDFFNELERAIRESIPKPKMMILGFPSNPTAQCVELDFFERVVALAKQYDVLVVHDLAYADIVYDGWKAPSIMQVPGAKDIAVEFFTLSKSYNMAGWRIGFMVGNPELVSALARIKSYHDYGTFTPLQVAAIAALEGDQQCVRDIAEQYRQRRNLLVKGLHELGWMVENPKASMYVWAKIPEQYAHLGSLEFSKKLLAEAKVCVSPGIGFGDYGDDHVRFALIENQDRIRQAIRGIRQMFRADGLIQK, encoded by the coding sequence ATGGCCAATCCAGGTTCGCCGCGCCGCTTCGCGCGCATCGATCGTCTCCCCCCTTACGTCTTCAACATCACGGCCGAACTCAAGATGGCTGCGCGCCGCCGTGGCGAGGACATCATCGACCTGAGCATGGGCAACCCCGATGGCGCGACCCCGCCGCACATCGTCGAGAAGCTGGTGCAGGTCGCCCAGCGCGATGACACCCACGGTTACTCCACATCCCGCGGCATTCCGCGCCTGCGCCGGGCCATCTCCAACTGGTACAAGGAACGCTACGCGGTCGACATCGACCCGGAAAGCGAAGCCATTGTCACCATTGGCTCTAAAGAGGGCCTGGCGCACCTGATGCTCGGCACTCTCGACCACGGCGACACCGTGCTGGTGCCCAACCCGAGCTACCCGATCCACATCTACGGCGCCGTGATCGCCGGCGCCCAGGTGCGCTCGGTACCGCTGGTGCCGGGGGTGGATTTCTTCAACGAACTGGAGCGGGCGATCCGCGAATCGATCCCCAAGCCGAAAATGATGATCCTCGGCTTCCCGTCCAACCCCACTGCCCAGTGCGTGGAGCTGGATTTCTTCGAGCGCGTGGTAGCCCTGGCCAAGCAGTACGACGTGCTGGTGGTGCACGACCTGGCCTACGCCGACATCGTCTACGACGGCTGGAAGGCCCCGTCGATCATGCAGGTGCCGGGCGCCAAGGACATCGCGGTGGAGTTCTTCACTCTGTCCAAGAGCTATAACATGGCCGGCTGGCGGATCGGTTTCATGGTCGGCAACCCCGAGCTGGTCAGTGCCCTGGCGCGAATCAAGAGCTACCACGACTATGGCACCTTCACTCCGCTGCAGGTCGCTGCCATCGCGGCCCTGGAAGGCGACCAGCAGTGCGTGCGTGACATCGCCGAGCAGTACCGCCAGCGCCGCAACCTGCTGGTCAAGGGCCTGCACGAGCTGGGCTGGATGGTCGAGAACCCCAAGGCGTCGATGTACGTGTGGGCGAAGATCCCGGAGCAGTACGCGCACCTCGGTTCGCTGGAGTTCTCCAAGAAGTTGCTGGCCGAAGCCAAGGTCTGCGTGTCGCCGGGCATCGGTTTTGGTGACTACGGCGACGACCATGTGCGCTTCGCGCTGATCGAGAACCAGGATCGGATTCGTCAGGCGATTCGCGGTATTCGCCAGATGTTCCGTGCCGATGGATTGATCCAGAAATAA
- a CDS encoding YkgJ family cysteine cluster protein: protein MSEYNPCLDCGACCGYFRVSFFWGECQSAGGVVPDDLVVQINPTRVAMIGTDAKPCRCVSLQGEIGTEVACTIYANRSSPCREFEASWEGGVHNPSCDDARAAYGLPPLTPPGANEPHWPDDGAEVA, encoded by the coding sequence ATGTCCGAATACAACCCTTGCCTTGACTGCGGCGCCTGCTGCGGGTATTTCCGTGTGTCCTTCTTCTGGGGCGAATGCCAGTCTGCCGGCGGCGTTGTGCCGGATGACCTGGTGGTGCAGATCAACCCCACCCGCGTTGCCATGATCGGCACCGACGCCAAGCCTTGCCGCTGCGTGAGCCTGCAGGGCGAGATCGGTACCGAGGTGGCGTGCACCATCTACGCCAACCGATCCAGCCCTTGCCGTGAGTTCGAGGCGTCTTGGGAGGGCGGTGTGCATAACCCGAGTTGCGACGATGCGCGGGCGGCCTATGGGCTGCCGCCACTGACCCCGCCGGGGGCCAACGAGCCGCATTGGCCGGATGATGGGGCGGAGGTGGCCTGA
- a CDS encoding GNAT family N-acetyltransferase, producing MTPPRSFPTDLCLDSPRLQLRPMRHADAEQWLTIMADPEVMRYWHHAPWQDLAEAESALAADREAYANGDQLKLGMYRRDNGELIGMVQLFNIDDVSRRGEIGYCLASAVQGRGYMDEALTCFIDYIAHTLHMRRLEGEIDPRNQGSARTLERQGFVLEGTLRARWCVAGELTDSGIYGLLLEPPVA from the coding sequence GTGACCCCACCCCGCAGTTTCCCCACTGACCTCTGCCTCGACAGCCCGCGTCTGCAGTTGCGCCCGATGCGCCATGCCGACGCAGAGCAATGGCTGACGATCATGGCCGATCCTGAGGTCATGCGTTACTGGCACCATGCCCCCTGGCAAGACCTGGCCGAAGCCGAAAGCGCCCTGGCTGCCGACCGCGAAGCCTATGCCAATGGCGACCAGCTCAAGCTCGGCATGTACCGCCGCGACAATGGCGAACTGATCGGCATGGTCCAGCTGTTCAATATCGACGACGTCTCGCGCCGTGGCGAGATCGGCTACTGCCTGGCCAGTGCCGTGCAGGGCAGGGGCTACATGGACGAGGCGCTGACCTGCTTCATCGACTATATCGCCCATACCCTGCACATGCGCCGCCTGGAAGGCGAGATCGACCCGCGCAACCAGGGCTCGGCGCGCACCCTCGAGCGCCAGGGTTTCGTGCTTGAAGGTACGCTGCGGGCTCGCTGGTGCGTGGCGGGCGAGCTGACCGACTCGGGTATCTATGGTCTGCTGCTCGAACCACCCGTCGCATGA
- a CDS encoding lysozyme inhibitor LprI family protein gives MNKRYLLLLAFLAPMALADDNSPAYSQCMDKASSTLAMSSCIQAQTQLQDQRLNRVYKQLMSKLGSGPQKGLRDVQRQWIAYRDANCAFHVQASGGTLAQLEGGLCVLAMTRERAAELERVLSPGQ, from the coding sequence ATGAACAAGCGATATCTATTGCTCCTGGCTTTCCTGGCGCCAATGGCGCTGGCCGACGACAACTCACCGGCTTACAGCCAATGCATGGACAAGGCCTCCAGCACGCTGGCCATGAGCAGTTGCATCCAGGCGCAGACCCAGCTTCAGGACCAGCGCCTGAATCGGGTCTACAAGCAACTGATGAGCAAGCTTGGGAGCGGGCCCCAGAAGGGCTTGCGCGATGTGCAGCGGCAGTGGATCGCCTATCGAGATGCGAACTGTGCGTTCCATGTGCAGGCCAGTGGCGGGACCCTGGCGCAGCTTGAAGGCGGCCTGTGCGTGCTGGCCATGACCCGCGAACGGGCGGCGGAGCTGGAGCGGGTGCTCAGCCCCGGGCAGTGA